In a single window of the Nilaparvata lugens isolate BPH chromosome 1, ASM1435652v1, whole genome shotgun sequence genome:
- the LOC111047513 gene encoding uncharacterized protein LOC111047513 isoform X2 has translation MTSSTGKNADSFKITDQSSLDLQISVDEKDDNIIHSSEIIHNFKLMPEFLDDKVIPDLTNINPWPATEAVADLLGIFDDETNLKSFWIVDTLAHSLKQMQDQGVQQTNQKAFVYWFFYILENIHVHDWSREETFTKLKELLLRAEKIVFFQSEKIPAPQDCSDIIVIVDPRSSKMEGGEMDEKYQISEIVREKNSTDLSILIDLIYKIWESIEISNAINIPRTLRVEPTEKIARKEQGKRRPKSGKEVLVVTGVDDNSEEHIQPLLKSVDQKFFDKLFPNVSSAKKNKTKKDKSKKKI, from the exons ATGACGTCTTCGACTGGTAAAAATGCTGATTCTTTTAAAATCACTGACCAAAGCTCTTTAGATTTACAAATATCTGTAGATGAAAAAGATGATAATATCATACACAGCTCTGAAATTATACATAATTTCAAGCTAATGCCTGAGTTCCTTGATGATAAAGTGATACCAGATCTTACAAACATAAATCCTTGGCCAGCAACAGA AGCTGTAGCGGATCTTTTGGGAATCTTCGATGATGAGACAAATCTAAAGTCATTCTGGATCGTAGATACTTTAGCTCACAGTCTGAAGCAAATGCAAGACCAAGGAGTTCAACAGACGAACCAAAAAGCATTTGTTTATTGGTTCTTTTATATTCTTGAAAACATtcacg tgCATGATTGGTCTCGTGAAGAAACATTCACAAAACTGAAAGAGCTTTTGCTGAGAGCTgagaaaattgtattttttcaatcagagaAGATTCCAGCTCCTCAAGATTGCTCTGACATAATTGTAATTGTTGATCCAAGATCATCAAAA ATGGAAGGTGGTGAAATGGACGAAAAATACCAAATATCTGAAATTGTGAGGGAAAAGAATTCAACTGATCTGAGCATACTTATTGACCTCATCTACAAAAT ATGGgaatcaattgaaatttcgAATGCAATAAATATTCCAAGAACTTTGCGGGTAGAGCCGACAGAAAAAATTG CACGGAAGGAACAAGGGAAACGTCGTCCCAAGTCTGGCAAAGAAGTTTTAGTTGTAACTGGAGTAGATGACAATAGTGAAGAGCACATTCAACCATTACTCAAATCGGTTGACCAAAA aTTTTTCGATAAATTATTCCCCAACGTCAGTTCTGCCAAGAAGAATAAGACGAAAAAAGATAAgtcaaaaaagaaaatatga
- the LOC111047513 gene encoding uncharacterized protein LOC111047513 isoform X1 gives MTSSTGKNADSFKITDQSSLDLQISVDEKDDNIIHSSEIIHNFKLMPEFLDDKVIPDLTNINPWPATEAVADLLGIFDDETNLKSFWIVDTLAHSLKQMQDQGVQQTNQKAFVYWFFYILENIHVHDWSREETFTKLKELLLRAEKIVFFQSEKIPAPQDCSDIIVIVDPRSSKMEGGEMDEKYQISEIVREKNSTDLSILIDLIYKIFANQFKYEVIRSTFANITRWESIEISNAINIPRTLRVEPTEKIARKEQGKRRPKSGKEVLVVTGVDDNSEEHIQPLLKSVDQKFFDKLFPNVSSAKKNKTKKDKSKKKI, from the exons ATGACGTCTTCGACTGGTAAAAATGCTGATTCTTTTAAAATCACTGACCAAAGCTCTTTAGATTTACAAATATCTGTAGATGAAAAAGATGATAATATCATACACAGCTCTGAAATTATACATAATTTCAAGCTAATGCCTGAGTTCCTTGATGATAAAGTGATACCAGATCTTACAAACATAAATCCTTGGCCAGCAACAGA AGCTGTAGCGGATCTTTTGGGAATCTTCGATGATGAGACAAATCTAAAGTCATTCTGGATCGTAGATACTTTAGCTCACAGTCTGAAGCAAATGCAAGACCAAGGAGTTCAACAGACGAACCAAAAAGCATTTGTTTATTGGTTCTTTTATATTCTTGAAAACATtcacg tgCATGATTGGTCTCGTGAAGAAACATTCACAAAACTGAAAGAGCTTTTGCTGAGAGCTgagaaaattgtattttttcaatcagagaAGATTCCAGCTCCTCAAGATTGCTCTGACATAATTGTAATTGTTGATCCAAGATCATCAAAA ATGGAAGGTGGTGAAATGGACGAAAAATACCAAATATCTGAAATTGTGAGGGAAAAGAATTCAACTGATCTGAGCATACTTATTGACCTCATCTACAAAAT ATTTGCAAACCAATTCAAGTATGAAGTTATAAGATCAACATTTGCAAATATCACCAGATGGgaatcaattgaaatttcgAATGCAATAAATATTCCAAGAACTTTGCGGGTAGAGCCGACAGAAAAAATTG CACGGAAGGAACAAGGGAAACGTCGTCCCAAGTCTGGCAAAGAAGTTTTAGTTGTAACTGGAGTAGATGACAATAGTGAAGAGCACATTCAACCATTACTCAAATCGGTTGACCAAAA aTTTTTCGATAAATTATTCCCCAACGTCAGTTCTGCCAAGAAGAATAAGACGAAAAAAGATAAgtcaaaaaagaaaatatga
- the LOC111047508 gene encoding 60S ribosomal protein L22: MSPVAGAKKEGGGGGGKKAAAAPSAGGAKKAAPAAAKPAAAKAAAAPAKAASAPAATKAAPAAKAAPAAKAAPAAKAAPAAKAAPAAKAAQPAKPAQAKPAKQPAAAAKGDAKPQGKAAPAKAAAAKAAPAAQKGGAPAKAAAPAAAAAAKRPATAAAAAAPAKKPAVGAAAPATAPAAKKPVPGKKPANAPKKAALTAKKPSIGIKKQSVRGKGQKKKKSSKFVIDCTHPFEDNIMDVSNFEKYLQERIKVNYKTNNFGNSVSLERNKMKVTLTADIPFSKRYLKYLTKKYLKKNNLRDWLRVVADAKDSYELRYFQINNQDEDEDEEND; this comes from the exons ATGTCTCCG GTCGCAGGAGCTAAGAAGGAAGGAGGTGGTGGGGGCGGCAAGAAGGCCGCAGCAGCCCCAAGTGCAGGAGGCGCGAAGAAAGCAGCTCCAGCTGCAGCCAAGCCAGCCGCAGCAAAGGCGGCTGCAGCTCCGGCCAAGGCAGCCAGTGCGCCTGCAGCCACTAAGGCCGCACCAGCCGCCAAGGCCGCTCCAGCTGCTAAGGCTGCACCAGCTGCTAAGGCCGCTCCAGCTGCCAAGGCCGCACCAGCCGCTAAGGCCGCACAGCCGGCCAAGCCTGCGCAAGCCAAACCAGCCAAACAGCCTGCTGCAGCAGCCAAGGGTGATGCTAAGCCACAAGGCAAGGCTGCCCCAGCTAAAG CGGCTGCAGCAAAGGCTGCACCAGCGGCACAGAAGGGAGGTGCGCCGGCCAAGGCAGCCGCCCCTGCAGCTGCCGCCGCAGCCAAGCGCCCAGCTACCGCAGCCGCAGCCGCCGCCCCCGCCAAGAAGCCAGCCGTGGGGGCCGCTGCCCCTGCCACGGCTCCGGCCGCCAAGAAGCCCGTGCCAGGCAAGAAGCCGGCCAACGCCCCCAAGAAGGCGGCGCTCACCGCCAAGAAACCATCCATAGGCATCAAGAAACAGAGCGTCAGAGGCAAaggacagaagaagaagaaatcttCCAAATTCGTTATCGACTGCACTCATCCGTTTGAGGACAACATTATGGACGTTAGCAATTTC GAAAAATACCTTCAGGAGCGAATCAAAGTTAACTACAAGACTAACAACTTTGGAAACTCAGTCAGTTTAGAAAGGAATAAGATGAAGGTTACATTGACTGCtgatattcctttttcaaaaag gTATTTGAAATATCTAACAAAGAAATATCTGAAGAAGAACAACCTCCGTGATTGGTTGAGAGTAGTTGCTGACGCAAAGGACTCGTACGAACTCAGATACTTCCAG atcaacAATCAAGATGAAGACGAGGACGAAGAAAACGATTAA